One genomic window of Nevskia ramosa DSM 11499 includes the following:
- the ilvA gene encoding threonine ammonia-lyase, biosynthetic, with the protein MLADYKTRIERARVYDVAIVSALEPAPKLSARLNNKVLLKREDTQSVRSFKLRGAYNRIVNLPEASRTRGVICASAGNHAQGVALSAKRLGIPAWIVMPRTTPSVKVDAVRALGGKIVLFGDAFDDAAAHAVELAEAKSLTMIPPYDDAEVIAGQGTVAKEILEQIGADGPCDAIFVCTGGGGLLAGIAAWVKAVRPGVKVISVEPDDSDCMAQALEAGRRIKLPQVGLFADGVAVRQAGAEPFKICRETVDACLRVSADEICAAIRDVFAENRSLPEPAGALAVAGIKKWVAQTGDTGKTYVATISGANLNFDRLRHIAERAELGDGRETLLAVTIPEKPGSFRKFLKLLGRRPITEFNYRYATPVEAHVFTGVHFDDRVVRDATITALREEGLTVTDLTDDEMAKVHIRYMVGGRAPGIADERLFRFEFPERPGALADFLNAVGGRWNISLFHYRNHGAAYGRVLCGLQVPKKERADCHRALDALGYEYHDESENPAYRLFIAG; encoded by the coding sequence CTGCTCGCCGACTACAAGACGCGCATCGAACGCGCTCGGGTCTATGACGTGGCGATCGTCTCGGCGCTGGAGCCGGCGCCGAAGCTGTCGGCCCGCCTGAACAACAAGGTGCTGCTGAAACGCGAGGACACCCAGAGCGTCCGCTCGTTCAAGCTGCGCGGCGCGTACAACCGCATCGTCAACCTGCCGGAAGCGTCGCGCACACGCGGCGTGATCTGCGCTTCGGCCGGCAACCACGCCCAGGGTGTTGCGCTGTCGGCCAAACGCCTCGGCATCCCGGCCTGGATCGTCATGCCGCGGACGACGCCGTCGGTGAAGGTCGATGCGGTGCGCGCGCTCGGCGGCAAGATCGTGCTGTTCGGCGACGCCTTCGATGACGCCGCGGCGCATGCCGTCGAACTGGCTGAAGCCAAGAGCCTGACCATGATCCCGCCCTACGACGATGCCGAAGTGATCGCCGGCCAGGGCACGGTGGCCAAGGAAATCCTCGAACAGATCGGCGCTGATGGTCCGTGTGATGCGATCTTCGTCTGCACCGGCGGCGGTGGCCTGCTGGCCGGCATCGCGGCCTGGGTCAAGGCCGTGCGGCCCGGCGTCAAAGTGATCAGCGTCGAGCCTGACGATTCCGACTGCATGGCCCAGGCGCTGGAAGCCGGGCGCAGGATCAAGCTGCCGCAGGTCGGTTTGTTCGCCGATGGCGTTGCCGTGCGCCAGGCCGGTGCCGAGCCGTTCAAGATCTGCCGTGAAACCGTCGACGCCTGCCTGCGGGTATCGGCCGATGAAATCTGCGCGGCGATCCGCGACGTCTTTGCCGAAAATCGCTCGCTGCCGGAGCCGGCCGGCGCGCTGGCCGTTGCCGGCATCAAGAAGTGGGTCGCGCAGACCGGCGACACCGGCAAGACCTATGTCGCAACGATCAGCGGTGCCAATCTGAATTTCGACCGCCTGCGCCACATCGCCGAGCGCGCCGAACTCGGCGATGGCCGCGAGACGCTGCTGGCAGTGACGATCCCCGAAAAGCCCGGTTCGTTCCGCAAGTTCCTCAAGCTGCTCGGCCGTCGCCCGATCACCGAGTTCAACTACCGCTATGCCACGCCGGTCGAAGCGCACGTGTTCACCGGGGTTCACTTCGATGATCGCGTCGTCCGCGACGCAACCATTACCGCCCTGCGTGAGGAAGGACTGACGGTCACCGATCTGACCGACGACGAGATGGCCAAGGTCCACATCCGGTACATGGTCGGCGGCCGCGCCCCAGGCATCGCCGACGAGCGCCTGTTCCGCTTCGAATTCCCGGAGCGCCCCGGCGCGCTGGCCGATTTCCTTAACGCCGTCGGCGGCCGCTGGAACATCTCGCTGTTCCACTACCGCAACCACGGCGCCGCTTACGGTCGCGTGCTGTGCGGCTTGCAGGTCCCGAAGAAGGAACGCGCCGACTGCCATCGCGCGCTCGACGCGCTCGGCTACGAGTACCACGACGAAAGCGAGAATCCGGCCTACCGGCTGTTCATCGCCGGCTGA
- a CDS encoding EVE domain-containing protein has protein sequence MNYWLMKSEPDCFSIDDLKSRPKKTEAWDGVRNYQARNFMRDGMKVGDGVFFYHSNCEIPGIVGLATIASTAYPDPTQFIKDHEHYDPTAKPEEPRWLLVDVKYQRKLKRTISLAELKAKEADMPGFQLLMKGNRLSIIPVRAEHWNYVLALE, from the coding sequence ATGAACTACTGGCTGATGAAGTCCGAACCGGACTGCTTCTCGATCGACGATCTCAAATCCCGCCCGAAGAAGACCGAGGCCTGGGACGGCGTGCGCAACTACCAGGCGCGCAACTTCATGCGCGATGGCATGAAGGTCGGCGACGGCGTGTTCTTCTATCACTCGAACTGCGAAATTCCCGGCATCGTCGGCCTGGCGACGATCGCGTCGACGGCGTATCCGGACCCGACCCAGTTCATCAAGGATCACGAGCATTACGATCCCACCGCCAAGCCCGAGGAACCGCGCTGGCTGCTGGTCGACGTCAAGTACCAGCGCAAGCTGAAGCGGACCATCTCGCTCGCCGAGCTGAAAGCTAAGGAGGCCGACATGCCCGGCTTCCAGCTGCTGATGAAGGGCAATCGGCTGTCGATCATTCCAGTACGCGCCGAGCACTGGAACTACGTGCTGGCGCTCGAGTAG
- a CDS encoding 5-formyltetrahydrofolate cyclo-ligase: MGDTLISSAARKAALRRQLRQARAAIPQAQRITAARRATRLLLRSLPPRCRIAIYLSVRSELSTTPVRAALARAGHQVFVPLTMRDWRLRFVPLDRNTVLRRRGPLQLPEPVSRRHLKTARAFDVILVPLLGFDADGGRLGNGGGYYDRALAGSRIGCKPQRIGYAYALQEVGKLPIEAFDVRLDAVVTEKGLRRFPQRQTD; the protein is encoded by the coding sequence GTGGGAGACACCCTTATTTCTTCCGCAGCGCGCAAGGCCGCGCTGCGACGGCAGCTGCGACAGGCTCGCGCTGCAATCCCGCAAGCACAACGCATCACCGCCGCACGGCGCGCCACGCGACTGCTGTTGCGCAGCTTGCCGCCTCGCTGTCGCATCGCGATCTATCTGTCGGTGCGATCGGAGCTGTCGACCACACCAGTACGCGCTGCCCTCGCCCGCGCCGGTCACCAGGTCTTCGTGCCGCTGACGATGCGCGACTGGCGCCTGCGCTTCGTCCCGCTCGATCGCAACACGGTGCTGCGCAGGCGTGGCCCGCTGCAATTGCCGGAGCCGGTGTCGCGGCGACACCTGAAAACAGCGCGCGCCTTCGATGTGATCCTGGTTCCCCTGCTCGGCTTTGATGCAGACGGTGGGCGCCTCGGCAACGGCGGCGGCTATTACGACCGCGCCCTCGCCGGCTCGCGCATCGGCTGTAAGCCGCAGCGCATCGGCTACGCTTACGCCCTGCAGGAAGTCGGCAAATTGCCGATCGAAGCCTTCGACGTGCGGCTCGATGCCGTGGTCACCGAGAAGGGCCTGCGCCGCTTCCCTCAACGCCAAACCGACTGA
- a CDS encoding cell division protein ZapA has product MSKAADKNDPMTVTVRIMAREYAVTCPPDEHDGLVASADYLNERMTAIRRRGKALGAERIAVMTALNLARELLALKGDPSLLKPDQESLDRLKQMSSDIDQTLDQAEETKAR; this is encoded by the coding sequence ATGAGCAAAGCTGCCGACAAGAACGACCCGATGACCGTCACCGTGCGGATCATGGCCCGCGAATATGCGGTGACCTGCCCGCCGGACGAGCACGATGGCCTGGTCGCTTCGGCCGACTACCTCAACGAGCGGATGACTGCGATTCGCCGCCGTGGCAAGGCACTCGGTGCCGAGCGCATCGCGGTGATGACGGCGCTCAATCTGGCCCGTGAACTGCTCGCGCTGAAGGGCGATCCGTCGCTGCTCAAACCCGATCAGGAAAGCCTGGACCGACTCAAGCAGATGTCGTCCGACATCGACCAGACGCTCGATCAGGCCGAGGAAACCAAAGCCCGGTGA